Genomic DNA from Clavibacter michiganensis:
CCATCGTGTCGACGAAGTCGTCGTAGCCGCCGCCGTTCTGGATCACGACGTCGGCCGTGGAGAGCGCCAGCTGGTCGCGCGAGGTGGCCTGGTACTCGTGCGGGTCCTTGTCGGGGCTGTCGATGATGGACGTGACCTTGACGTCGTCGCCGCCGATCTGCTGCGCGATGTCGCCGTAGACGTCGGTCGAGGCGACGACCTCGAGCGTGCCGCCGCCGGACGCGGACGCCGACGCGCCGTCGGAGGGCGCCCCGGATCCGGAGGCGCAGCCCGCGAGGGGGACGGCGAGGAGCGAGACGGCGAGCAGGGCGGTGAGGGGGCGACGGTTCATGGATCCGACAGTACGGTATTGATAACCACTCTCAAGACCATCGCGCCCCCGCTGTGGAGGGCGACCCCCTCACTCCAGGAGCAGCGCCGGCTCCTCGATGATGCTCGCGACGTCCGCGAGGAAGCGGCTCGCGACGTCGCCGTCGACCACGCGGTGGTCGAAGCTCGCCCCGATGGTCGTGACGAAGCGCGGGCGCACCTCGCCGTCGACGACCCACGGCTTCTGCTTGATGGTGCCGAGCGCGACGATCGCGACCTCGCCCGGGTTGAGGATCGGCGTGCCCGTGTCCATGCCGAAGACGCCGATGTTGGTGATCGTGATGGTGCCCTGGCCCATGTCGGCCGGGGTCGTCTTGCCGTCGCGGGCCGTGAGCGTCAGCTGCTCGAGCGCGCGGGCGAGCTCCAGCAGCGACATCGCCTGCGCCTCCTTGACGTTCGGCACCACGAGCCCGCGCGGGGTCGCGGCGGCGACGCCGAGGTTCACGTAGTGGCGGACGATGATCTCCTGGTCGGTCCACGAGGAGTTGACCGTGGGGTTCCGGCGCACGGCCCAGATCATCGCCTTCGCCATGATGAGCAGCGGCGAGACCTTGACGCCCGCGAAGTCGGTGGACGCCTTGAGGCGCTTGACGAACTCCATCGTGCGCGTGGCGTCGACGTCGACGAACAGGCTCACGTGCGGCGCCTGGAACGCGCTCTGCACCATCGCCGCCGCGATGACCTTGCGGACGCCCTTGACGGGGATCCGCTCCTCGCGCGCATCCGGCCACTCGGGCGTCTCGATGTTCTTGAAGACGCTCGCCTGCTGCGCGGTGCGGATGACGTCCTCGCGCGTGATCTCGCCGACGAGCCCGGTGGCCTCGACCTCGGCCAGGTCGACCTCGAGGTCCTTCGCGAGCTTGCGGATGGGGGGCTTGGCGATGATCGGCACGGCCGAGGCGGCGGGCACCGAGTCGGGGCGCGGGGCGCGGGCGGCGGGAGCGCCGACCGGGGCGCCCGGACGCGCTGCGTGGCGGGCGGCGGGCGCGGCATCGCCCGGCTCGGCGCGCCGACGACGGCTGGCGACCTTGCCGACCGTGCCGTAGCCCACGAGCACCGCGCCCGAGGTCTCCTCGGCGGCGGGCGCGGGCGCCGGCTCGCGGTTCTCGATGGCCGTGTCGTCCTCGATCACCGTCTCGCCCGGGAGGGCCATCTGGGCCGGCGTCTCGGCGGGCGCCGACACGGTCGGCGACCCCTGCGCGATCGCGATGATGGGCGTGCCCACCTCGACCGTCTGGCCCTCCTGCACGAGCAGCCCCGAGACCGTGCCCTCGAACGGGCTCGGCAGCTCGACGAGCGACTTCGCCGTCTCGATCTCGACGATCACCTGGTTGAGCGCCACCTGGTCGCCCGGCTGCACGCGCCACGAGACGATCTCGGCGTCGATGAGGCCCTCGCCC
This window encodes:
- a CDS encoding dihydrolipoamide acetyltransferase family protein, whose product is MADSEFTLPDVGEGLIDAEIVSWRVQPGDQVALNQVIVEIETAKSLVELPSPFEGTVSGLLVQEGQTVEVGTPIIAIAQGSPTVSAPAETPAQMALPGETVIEDDTAIENREPAPAPAAEETSGAVLVGYGTVGKVASRRRRAEPGDAAPAARHAARPGAPVGAPAARAPRPDSVPAASAVPIIAKPPIRKLAKDLEVDLAEVEATGLVGEITREDVIRTAQQASVFKNIETPEWPDAREERIPVKGVRKVIAAAMVQSAFQAPHVSLFVDVDATRTMEFVKRLKASTDFAGVKVSPLLIMAKAMIWAVRRNPTVNSSWTDQEIIVRHYVNLGVAAATPRGLVVPNVKEAQAMSLLELARALEQLTLTARDGKTTPADMGQGTITITNIGVFGMDTGTPILNPGEVAIVALGTIKQKPWVVDGEVRPRFVTTIGASFDHRVVDGDVASRFLADVASIIEEPALLLE